In the genome of Quercus robur chromosome 3, dhQueRobu3.1, whole genome shotgun sequence, one region contains:
- the LOC126719949 gene encoding xylan glycosyltransferase MUCI21-like, translating to MCTVKELTLTSAPHSTQCKVTHNSPALVFSAGGYTGNFFHDFSDGFVPLFITINSLFYNQDVILVISDCNDLWWPQKYAEILAQFSHYPIIDVKKERVTHCFPSAIIGLIKHGPMTVDPTLLPHHPKSLTDFRIFLENSYKKKGGDDVLIISYNRPQLVFVIRKLDVGRAILNKKEVIKAIEEVGFDVNVLDPTTTHTSMAKAFKLVHSSHAMLGVHGAGLTHMLFLRPRAVLVQVVPIGLDLPSNISFKGPAKNLGLEYMDYKVKTKESSLAEIYGTNDLVLENPDAYVNGNYSNMRVYMRTQNLKLDIVRFKRYLVKVYKEAKKFMDMEN from the coding sequence ATGTGCACAGTCAAAGAGTTGACTCTCACCTCAGCTCCACACAGCACTCAATGTAAAGTCACACACAATAGTCCAGCCTTAGTATTCAGTGCAGGAGGGTACACTGGAAACTTCTTCCATGATTTCAGTGATGGGTTTGTTCCCCTCTTCATCACCATCAATTCTCTCTTCTACAATCAAGATGTCATACTTGTGATCTCTGATTGCAATGATTTATGGTGGCCCCAAAAGTATGCTGAAATTCTTGCTCAATTCAGTCACTATCCAATCATTGATgtcaagaaagagagagtcacACATTGCTTCCCATCGGCAATCATAGGGCTAATAAAACATGGGCCCATGACTGTGGATCCCACATTACTACCTCACCACCCAAAATCCCTCactgattttcgaattttcctAGAAAATTCATACAAGAAAAAAGGTGGTGATGATGTGCTAATTATATCTTATAATAGGCCACAACTTGTGTTTGTAATTCGAAAACTTGATGTGGGTagagcaattttaaacaaaaaagaagttataaAGGCAATTGAGGAAGTGGGGTTTGATGTAAATGTTCTTGACCCAACAACAACACACACATCTATGGCTAAGGCATTTAAGCTAGTTCACTCTAGCCATGCAATGTTGGGGGTTCATGGTGCAGGACTAACACATATGTTGTTCCTAAGGCCAAGGGCAGTGTTGGTGCAAGTGGTGCCAATTGGGTTAGATTTGCCTTCAAATATTAGTTTTAAAGGGCCAGCAAAGAATTTGGGATTGGAGTACATGGACTACAaggtaaaaacaaaagaaagtagCTTAGCTGAAATATATGGGACTAATGACTTGGTGCTAGAGAATCCAGATGCTTATGTTAATGGGAATTATAGTAATATGAGGGTATACATGAGGACCCAAAATTTGAAGCTTGATATTGTGAGGTTTAAGAGATACTTGGTGAAGGTATACAAGGAGGCTAAGAAATTCATGGACATGGAAAATTAg
- the LOC126718937 gene encoding xylan glycosyltransferase MUCI21-like isoform X3 produces MKKRDSICLAIIVILLVFQLYLYLSPVSRRNVSRSTKTIQGKKHRLPKSINTRETLTPPFPQSTQAKEINCDRTHNFYDICSINGPTVLDPTTSTFFLMDPIISTPQKPMVEKLRPYPRKWESFTMPRIKEVALISGPSSPKCKIQHKAPALVFSADGYTGNFFHDFNDVFIPLFITVNSVYTDQDVVLVISKARDWWISKYIEIIHTFSKYSIINLDNDNITHCFPSANVGMITHGFMTIDPKLTPNSITFTHFRAFLDKAYGQNQNQNHPSKFKHSKSRPIIVLASRSGGVGRVLLNQNEVKLEVEKIGFNVIVFEPRTTTPLKESYALINSSHAMIGIHGAALTHSLFLRPGSVFLQVVPLGAEWVSQVCFEKSAKDMGLVYMEYRIKAEESSLIEKYDKDDTMIKDPVAYRGKNWSAEIMSIYLKEQNVKLDLVRFREYLKEMYKTAKKFMEKEG; encoded by the coding sequence GTAAAAAACACAGGTTACCCAAATCAATCAACACGAGGGAAACACTCACTCCACCGTTTCCACAATCCACTCAAGCAAAAGAAATCAACTGTGACCGCACTCACAATTTCTACGACATTTGTTCAATCAATGGCCCAACAGTTCTGGACCCCACTACTTCAACATTCTTTCTAATGGACCCTATCATCTCTACCCCACAAAAGCCCATGGTGGAAAAATTGAGGCCCTATCCACGCAAATGGGAGAGTTTCACAATGCCTAGAATCAAGGAGGTCGCCCTCATCTCAGGCCcatcaagcccaaaatgtaaAATCCAACACAAGGCCCCTGCCCTAGTATTCAGTGCGGACGGGTACACTGGGAACTTCTTCCATGACTTCAATGATGTCTTCATTCCTCTCTTCATCACTGTCAATTCAGTCTATACTGATCAAGATGTTGTTCTCGTGATATCGAAGGCTCGTGATTGGTGGATTAGTAAGTATATAGAAATAATACATACTTTCAGTAAGTACTCTATCATAAACTTGGATAATGATAATATCACTCATTGTTTTCCTTCTGCCAATGTGGGCATGATAACACATGGCTTTATGACTATAGACCCTAAATTAACACCAAACTCAATAACCTTCACTCATTTTCGTGCCTTCCTAGACAAGGCATATggccaaaaccaaaaccaaaatcatCCCTCtaaatttaaacattcaaaGTCTAGGCCAATTATAGTGTTGGCTAGTCGAAGTGGTGGTGTTGGTCGTGTACTCTTGAACCAAAATGAAGTAAAACTTGAAGTTGAAAAAATTGGTTTTAATGTGATTGTTTTTGAGCCAAGAACTACAACCCCTTTGAAGGAATCTTATGCATTAATAAATTCGAGTCATGCAATGATTGGAATACATGGTGCAGCACTTACACATTCATTGTTTCTTCGACCTGGCTCTGTGTTTTTGCAAGTGGTCCCACTTGGGGCTGAATGGGTGTCACAGGTTTGCTTTGAAAAATCAGCTAAGGATATGGGGTTAGTGTACATGGAGTATAGGATAAAAGCAGAGGAGAGCAGTTTGATAGAGAAATATGACAAGGATGACACGATGATAAAAGACCCAGTTGCTTATAGAGGAAAGAATTGGTCCGCTGAGATTATGAGCATATATTTGAAGGAACAAAATGTTAAGTTGGATTTGGTTAGATTTAGGGAGTACTTGAAGGAAATGTACAAGACGGCCAAGAAATTCATGGAGAAAGAGGGATAG
- the LOC126718937 gene encoding xylan glycosyltransferase MUCI21-like isoform X2: MKMRDSTCLAIVVIFLVFQLYLYLSPVSRMNVSRSTKTIQGKKHRLPKSINTRETLTPPFPQSTQAKEINCDRTHNFYDICSINGPTVLDPTTSTFFLMDPIISTPQKPMVEKLRPYPRKWESFTMPRIKEVALISGPSSPKCKIQHKAPALVFSADGYTGNFFHDFNDVFIPLFITVNSVYTDQDVVLVISKARDWWISKYIEIIHTFSKYSIINLDNDNITHCFPSANVGMITHGFMTIDPKLTPNSITFTHFRAFLDKAYGQNQNQNHPSKFKHSKSRPIIVLASRSGGVGRVLLNQNEVKLEVEKIGFNVIVFEPRTTTPLKESYALINSSHAMIGIHGAALTHSLFLRPGSVFLQVVPLGAEWVSQVCFEKSAKDMGLVYMEYRIKAEESSLIEKYDKDDTMIKDPVAYRGKNWSAEIMSIYLKEQNVKLDLVRFREYLKEMYKTAKKFMEKEG; the protein is encoded by the exons ATGAAGATGAGAGATTCAACATGCCTTGCAATAGTAgtcatttttttagtatttcaGCTTTACTTATATTTATCACCAGTATCGAGAATGAATGTGTCGCGTTCAACCAAGACCATTCAAG GTAAAAAACACAGGTTACCCAAATCAATCAACACGAGGGAAACACTCACTCCACCGTTTCCACAATCCACTCAAGCAAAAGAAATCAACTGTGACCGCACTCACAATTTCTACGACATTTGTTCAATCAATGGCCCAACAGTTCTGGACCCCACTACTTCAACATTCTTTCTAATGGACCCTATCATCTCTACCCCACAAAAGCCCATGGTGGAAAAATTGAGGCCCTATCCACGCAAATGGGAGAGTTTCACAATGCCTAGAATCAAGGAGGTCGCCCTCATCTCAGGCCcatcaagcccaaaatgtaaAATCCAACACAAGGCCCCTGCCCTAGTATTCAGTGCGGACGGGTACACTGGGAACTTCTTCCATGACTTCAATGATGTCTTCATTCCTCTCTTCATCACTGTCAATTCAGTCTATACTGATCAAGATGTTGTTCTCGTGATATCGAAGGCTCGTGATTGGTGGATTAGTAAGTATATAGAAATAATACATACTTTCAGTAAGTACTCTATCATAAACTTGGATAATGATAATATCACTCATTGTTTTCCTTCTGCCAATGTGGGCATGATAACACATGGCTTTATGACTATAGACCCTAAATTAACACCAAACTCAATAACCTTCACTCATTTTCGTGCCTTCCTAGACAAGGCATATggccaaaaccaaaaccaaaatcatCCCTCtaaatttaaacattcaaaGTCTAGGCCAATTATAGTGTTGGCTAGTCGAAGTGGTGGTGTTGGTCGTGTACTCTTGAACCAAAATGAAGTAAAACTTGAAGTTGAAAAAATTGGTTTTAATGTGATTGTTTTTGAGCCAAGAACTACAACCCCTTTGAAGGAATCTTATGCATTAATAAATTCGAGTCATGCAATGATTGGAATACATGGTGCAGCACTTACACATTCATTGTTTCTTCGACCTGGCTCTGTGTTTTTGCAAGTGGTCCCACTTGGGGCTGAATGGGTGTCACAGGTTTGCTTTGAAAAATCAGCTAAGGATATGGGGTTAGTGTACATGGAGTATAGGATAAAAGCAGAGGAGAGCAGTTTGATAGAGAAATATGACAAGGATGACACGATGATAAAAGACCCAGTTGCTTATAGAGGAAAGAATTGGTCCGCTGAGATTATGAGCATATATTTGAAGGAACAAAATGTTAAGTTGGATTTGGTTAGATTTAGGGAGTACTTGAAGGAAATGTACAAGACGGCCAAGAAATTCATGGAGAAAGAGGGATAG